The following are from one region of the Microbacterium paraoxydans genome:
- a CDS encoding M15 family metallopeptidase domain-containing protein codes for MGGLVIETVRPGVQFIPDAAAAFRRADAQVLAEFGRHIDVNSTYRSWSDQMLMFVNWGRYVSSGYKAALYPGHSKAVHPSESFHVAGTALDSDDWVNARIVEILAENGFIRNRLYVPNENHHFEYIRARDTNYGKPATTGHAATPIIPAGEEDEDDMYVKNVMHHKINADKRMEVKVSNPGSGFELNFITGSKDTLQAFADQYETGNSMQVSASVFRVIGEACAAVRPQGQIAVSLGDADA; via the coding sequence ATGGGCGGTCTCGTCATCGAAACTGTCCGCCCCGGGGTGCAGTTCATCCCCGATGCGGCGGCCGCGTTCCGTCGCGCCGATGCGCAGGTGCTCGCCGAGTTCGGGCGGCACATCGACGTCAACTCGACGTACCGATCGTGGTCCGACCAGATGCTCATGTTCGTCAACTGGGGCCGGTACGTCTCCTCGGGTTACAAGGCTGCGCTGTACCCGGGGCATTCGAAGGCTGTGCACCCGTCCGAGTCGTTCCACGTCGCCGGTACTGCGCTCGATTCCGACGACTGGGTGAATGCCCGCATCGTCGAAATCCTCGCCGAGAACGGCTTCATCCGGAACCGGCTCTACGTTCCGAACGAGAACCACCACTTCGAGTACATCCGTGCTCGCGACACGAACTACGGCAAGCCCGCCACGACCGGGCACGCTGCGACACCGATCATCCCCGCCGGGGAGGAAGACGAGGACGACATGTACGTCAAGAACGTGATGCACCACAAGATCAATGCGGACAAGCGCATGGAGGTGAAGGTCAGCAACCCGGGATCCGGTTTCGAGCTGAACTTCATCACCGGCTCGAAGGACACGCTCCAGGCGTTCGCCGACCAGTACGAGACCGGCAACTCGATGCAGGTGTCCGCGTCCGTGTTCCGGGTCATCGGCGAGGCATGCGCGGCGGTGCGCCCGCAGGGCCAGATCGCGGTCAGCCTCGGCGACGCGGACGCCTGA
- a CDS encoding minor capsid protein, whose amino-acid sequence MTMDDATLTRLLCRLLARVPTFEYDVTPPPSGVAVQYGALKAEPDRAVGVRVYSTTDERHLHWRRAQVRIRGAKGSKTDADKIAGIVFAALHGLSREGGISGIRRESMSPNGADTNGREERTDNYIITLDNQESSS is encoded by the coding sequence ATGACGATGGACGACGCGACCCTCACCCGCCTCCTCTGCCGCCTCCTCGCCCGCGTCCCGACATTCGAGTACGACGTGACCCCGCCGCCGTCCGGCGTGGCCGTCCAGTACGGGGCGCTGAAGGCCGAGCCGGACAGGGCTGTGGGCGTGCGCGTCTACAGCACCACGGACGAGCGACATCTCCACTGGCGGCGCGCTCAGGTGCGCATCCGAGGCGCGAAGGGAAGCAAGACGGACGCCGACAAGATCGCCGGCATCGTCTTCGCTGCTCTCCACGGACTCTCCCGCGAGGGAGGTATCAGCGGCATCCGCCGCGAATCCATGTCCCCGAACGGGGCCGACACGAACGGGCGCGAGGAGCGCACCGACAACTACATCATCACCCTCGACAATCAGGAGTCCTCATCATGA
- a CDS encoding phage major capsid protein: MGNSLTYPVPSIDSTGSLTAEQIHELLRSRTAVARRVRTLADKRFISDALLKGRFQAVGGTVLYENGDPLFAPDDPEAIAPGGEYPRSQVTAGDLAAAKVDKWGRDVPVTDESIKRRGIDVVNRGLGQLVNRMVKFVDSAALGVIASKITQTSAATANWTTAKAIVASVEKAKAEAEEAGEGHTLDTIVLKPTHYATVMSLFLEAGFLPREGSNPLINGTWPQVLDLTWLRSPYTPTTAPLLVDSDELGGMADEDLGGPGYSNALPGIEVKSIREDKIDGYLLRSRRVTVPVVTDATAGVTITGTGLS; the protein is encoded by the coding sequence ATGGGAAACTCCCTGACGTACCCGGTGCCCTCGATCGACAGCACCGGCAGCCTCACCGCTGAGCAGATCCACGAGCTGCTCCGTTCGCGCACCGCGGTCGCTCGTCGCGTCCGCACCCTCGCGGACAAGCGGTTCATCTCGGACGCGCTCCTCAAGGGCCGTTTCCAGGCGGTCGGCGGGACCGTGCTCTACGAGAACGGTGACCCGCTGTTCGCCCCGGACGACCCCGAGGCGATCGCCCCCGGCGGCGAGTACCCGCGTTCGCAGGTCACCGCAGGCGACCTCGCAGCCGCGAAGGTCGACAAGTGGGGCCGCGACGTGCCGGTCACCGACGAGTCGATCAAGCGCCGCGGCATCGACGTCGTGAACCGTGGCCTCGGCCAGCTCGTGAACCGCATGGTCAAGTTCGTCGACTCGGCGGCGCTCGGCGTCATCGCGTCGAAGATCACCCAGACCAGCGCGGCGACGGCGAACTGGACGACGGCGAAGGCCATCGTCGCTTCGGTCGAGAAGGCGAAGGCAGAGGCCGAGGAGGCGGGCGAGGGGCACACCCTCGACACCATCGTCCTCAAGCCGACGCACTACGCGACCGTGATGTCGCTGTTCCTCGAGGCGGGCTTCCTGCCGCGCGAGGGGTCGAACCCGCTCATCAACGGCACGTGGCCGCAGGTCCTCGACCTGACGTGGCTCCGGTCGCCGTACACGCCGACGACGGCCCCGCTGCTCGTCGACTCGGACGAGCTCGGCGGCATGGCCGACGAGGACCTCGGCGGCCCGGGCTACAGCAACGCGCTGCCGGGCATCGAGGTCAAGTCGATCCGCGAGGACAAGATCGACGGCTACCTCCTCCGCTCGCGTCGCGTCACCGTGCCCGTCGTCACCGACGCCACGGCCGGCGTGACCATCACGGGAACGGGGCTGAGCTGA
- a CDS encoding HNH endonuclease yields the protein MNGSLQDRLDAYTERTEHCWNWTGSKSAGYGQLRVGGAVARAHRVAYELANGPLPQGVMLDHQCRNRACVRPDHLIPSTNKVNMENLDPAGYRGNSSGVRGVTWDAQTSRWRAKITHDGKTIHVGRFRTIDEAKAAIVARRGEVFSNSVSD from the coding sequence GTGAACGGATCACTGCAGGACCGCCTAGACGCCTACACCGAGCGCACCGAGCACTGTTGGAACTGGACCGGCTCGAAGAGCGCCGGATACGGACAGCTCCGAGTGGGAGGCGCCGTCGCACGTGCCCATCGTGTCGCCTACGAGCTCGCCAACGGCCCACTACCGCAGGGCGTGATGCTCGACCACCAGTGCCGCAATCGGGCATGTGTCCGACCGGATCACCTGATCCCGAGCACGAACAAGGTGAACATGGAGAACCTCGACCCTGCCGGCTACCGGGGGAACTCCTCGGGTGTGCGCGGTGTGACGTGGGATGCGCAGACGTCCCGTTGGCGAGCGAAGATTACTCACGACGGGAAGACGATCCACGTCGGACGCTTCAGAACCATCGACGAGGCGAAAGCGGCGATCGTTGCCCGCCGAGGCGAGGTCTTCTCGAACAGCGTCAGCGACTAG
- a CDS encoding phage portal protein family protein, translating into MADEIGYVKDGALRGWSSLADEAHEKNIDLQWPHSLEVYDQMRREDAQVGSVVRAVTLPIRSTRWEIDPAGARDEVVKLVAQDLGLPVKGQEEPERPKRERGRFSWDEFLRLALLELVFGHSVFEQVYRIEDGRARLGKLAWRPPRTISKFEVAKDGGLIAVHQHGVFGSTTVKIPVDRLVVFVNEREGANWIGQSLLRQAYKNWLLKDRLLRIQALVGERNGLGVPVVTGAELPESISKDTAKAEEWLKAQKDEGLKLATDFRAGEAAGAFVPHGGSVELKGVTGKLPDIDGPIRYHDEQIAHAVLAHLLTLGGDKSTGSYALGDTFADVLTGSLNAVMKHLADVTNQHVVEDLVDQNWGPEEPAPRIVPVPLGKDAPLTAEAIRALIDCGAFTADAELEKYLRARYGLPAHDPDTARKRTTTTQSAAGEPAPTEEAA; encoded by the coding sequence GTGGCAGACGAGATCGGCTACGTCAAGGACGGAGCGCTGCGCGGATGGTCGTCTCTCGCCGACGAGGCGCACGAGAAGAACATCGACCTGCAGTGGCCGCACTCGCTCGAGGTCTACGACCAGATGCGCCGCGAGGACGCTCAGGTCGGCTCCGTAGTCCGGGCGGTCACGCTGCCCATCCGCTCGACGCGGTGGGAGATCGACCCGGCGGGGGCCCGCGACGAGGTCGTGAAGCTCGTCGCGCAGGATCTCGGCCTTCCCGTGAAGGGGCAGGAGGAGCCGGAGCGCCCGAAGCGGGAGCGCGGTCGGTTCTCGTGGGACGAGTTCCTCCGCCTGGCGCTCCTCGAACTCGTGTTCGGCCACTCGGTGTTCGAGCAGGTGTACCGGATCGAGGACGGGCGCGCGCGTCTCGGGAAGCTCGCCTGGCGGCCCCCGCGGACCATCAGCAAGTTCGAGGTCGCGAAGGACGGCGGACTCATCGCCGTCCACCAGCACGGCGTGTTCGGATCGACGACGGTGAAGATCCCGGTCGATCGACTCGTGGTGTTCGTGAACGAGCGCGAGGGCGCGAACTGGATCGGCCAGTCGCTCCTCCGGCAGGCCTACAAGAACTGGCTCCTAAAGGACCGCCTGCTGCGCATCCAGGCACTCGTCGGCGAACGCAACGGACTCGGTGTGCCGGTGGTCACCGGCGCGGAGCTCCCCGAGAGCATCTCGAAGGACACCGCGAAGGCCGAGGAGTGGCTGAAGGCGCAGAAGGACGAGGGCCTCAAGCTCGCGACGGACTTCCGTGCCGGTGAGGCGGCGGGCGCGTTCGTCCCTCATGGCGGCAGCGTCGAGCTGAAGGGCGTGACGGGCAAGCTCCCCGACATCGACGGCCCCATCCGGTATCACGACGAGCAGATCGCGCACGCCGTGCTCGCTCACCTGCTCACGCTGGGCGGCGACAAGTCGACCGGGTCCTACGCGCTCGGCGACACCTTCGCAGACGTGCTGACCGGCTCGCTCAACGCGGTGATGAAGCACCTCGCCGACGTGACGAACCAGCACGTCGTCGAGGACCTCGTCGACCAGAACTGGGGGCCGGAGGAGCCCGCGCCGCGGATCGTTCCCGTTCCGCTGGGCAAGGACGCGCCACTGACCGCGGAAGCGATCCGAGCGCTCATCGACTGCGGGGCGTTCACGGCCGACGCCGAGCTCGAGAAGTACCTCCGGGCGCGTTACGGGCTCCCGGCGCACGACCCCGACACCGCGCGAAAGCGCACCACCACCACGCAGAGCGCCGCGGGCGAGCCTGCGCCAACAGAGGAGGCAGCATGA
- a CDS encoding phage tail tube protein — protein sequence MSEAVPLPAGTTLGKSFEYGIDINLGTSAVPEWQPFRRISGFQPTFTPTTQDAQTYDDLGADNSDVTGWSFAIAFNVQVNRNTATGLYLPEIEALLARTRPSAKGEAAVVEVRWYHKPEIGTPNPADAGQGRATVAITRQNTGPNGEIEVLSVTLSGKGPYTEIANPFDGWDSTVAVIGTVGPEGAGDGDLVTITGTGFLGTTGVSIDGASLAATDYTVVSGATIIAALPAGDAGNVPVIVTNAAGASAPHTFTRGA from the coding sequence ATGAGCGAAGCAGTTCCCCTTCCCGCCGGCACCACGCTCGGGAAGTCCTTCGAGTACGGCATCGACATCAACCTCGGCACGTCGGCGGTCCCCGAGTGGCAGCCGTTCCGCAGGATCAGCGGCTTCCAGCCGACGTTCACGCCGACCACGCAGGACGCGCAGACGTACGACGACCTCGGCGCCGACAACTCGGACGTGACCGGCTGGTCGTTCGCGATCGCGTTCAACGTCCAGGTGAACCGCAACACCGCGACCGGCCTGTACCTGCCGGAGATCGAGGCGCTGCTCGCCCGCACCCGCCCGTCGGCGAAGGGCGAGGCCGCGGTCGTCGAGGTGCGCTGGTACCACAAGCCGGAGATCGGTACGCCGAACCCGGCCGACGCCGGCCAGGGTCGCGCGACCGTCGCCATCACTCGGCAGAACACCGGCCCGAACGGTGAGATCGAGGTCCTCTCGGTCACCCTGTCGGGCAAGGGCCCGTACACCGAGATCGCGAACCCGTTCGACGGATGGGACAGCACGGTCGCGGTCATCGGGACCGTGGGTCCGGAGGGTGCCGGCGACGGCGATCTCGTCACGATCACCGGCACCGGGTTCCTCGGCACGACCGGCGTGTCGATCGATGGTGCGTCGCTCGCCGCGACGGACTACACCGTGGTCTCGGGTGCGACGATCATCGCCGCTCTGCCTGCCGGTGACGCGGGCAACGTGCCCGTGATCGTCACGAACGCGGCGGGCGCTTCGGCGCCGCACACGTTCACGCGAGGGGCGTGA
- a CDS encoding capsid cement protein, whose amino-acid sequence MADHIHLFKPGASVTFTASADVIGGRLVEVTGARTVANAAADSVKTVGAAAQDTKSGEDVLVLRGGVQNLVASAAIVAGARVKPAAAGKVVTVGAGERGIGLALTAAGAADALLQVALD is encoded by the coding sequence ATGGCTGACCACATCCACCTGTTCAAGCCGGGCGCATCGGTGACCTTCACGGCATCGGCGGACGTCATCGGCGGTCGCCTCGTCGAGGTCACCGGCGCCCGCACGGTCGCGAACGCCGCGGCCGACAGCGTCAAGACCGTCGGCGCGGCGGCTCAGGACACGAAGTCCGGCGAGGACGTGCTCGTGCTGCGTGGCGGGGTCCAGAACCTCGTCGCGTCCGCGGCGATCGTCGCCGGAGCCCGCGTGAAGCCCGCGGCGGCCGGGAAGGTCGTCACGGTCGGCGCTGGCGAGCGGGGCATCGGCCTCGCACTCACGGCGGCCGGTGCGGCCGACGCCCTGCTCCAGGTCGCACTGGACTGA
- a CDS encoding head maturation protease, ClpP-related, whose product MTDQRSARNRFWGKLTPPKSKTEFFDAITMPSAGGEGTVATIRMYGPIDSWGGFWGISTKDVAEVLDGLPDSVTQIILRINSPGGEVFEGVSILNMLRAHDAKVTAVVDGLAASAASVIAAGCDETVMSPASQMMIHSPSTIVWGNAADMRKVAEVLDTIEESIISIYRDKAGESAWGELLANETWYTAEAAVEAGLADRVAVVKDAGETATAGTDDDGTDQLEGDDVEDMYQSARAHLGLHPIGASAPHKLPSSSEPGNPKEQKEALNMSDAFLAAVRDRLGVTDANASEETVLSALSEALNESADTNTPTSAATVAPTIPAGTQLIENSILDSLRADAAAGREAREQQIKDRRDGIIANALQEGRITAASAEHFRTMLDSDEDGTAKVLASMAKNSVPVAEIGHAAGEVSAEDALMARAGWGDDDEEA is encoded by the coding sequence ATGACCGACCAGCGCAGCGCGCGAAACCGGTTCTGGGGCAAGCTCACCCCGCCGAAGTCGAAGACCGAGTTCTTCGACGCGATCACGATGCCGTCCGCGGGAGGCGAGGGCACTGTCGCGACCATCCGCATGTACGGTCCGATCGACTCGTGGGGCGGGTTCTGGGGCATCTCGACGAAGGATGTCGCCGAGGTACTCGACGGGCTCCCCGACTCGGTCACGCAGATCATCCTCCGGATCAACTCGCCCGGCGGTGAGGTGTTCGAGGGCGTCTCGATCCTGAACATGCTCCGCGCTCACGACGCCAAGGTCACCGCAGTCGTCGACGGCCTCGCAGCGTCGGCCGCTTCGGTGATCGCGGCCGGGTGCGACGAGACGGTCATGTCGCCTGCCTCGCAGATGATGATCCACTCGCCGTCGACGATCGTCTGGGGCAACGCCGCGGACATGCGGAAGGTCGCAGAGGTGCTCGACACGATCGAGGAGTCGATCATCTCGATCTACCGGGACAAGGCGGGCGAGTCCGCATGGGGCGAGCTCCTCGCCAACGAAACCTGGTACACCGCCGAGGCCGCCGTCGAGGCAGGCCTGGCCGATCGCGTCGCCGTCGTGAAGGACGCCGGAGAGACGGCGACTGCCGGCACGGATGACGACGGCACCGACCAGCTCGAGGGCGACGACGTCGAGGACATGTACCAGTCCGCGCGCGCCCATCTGGGCCTGCACCCCATCGGCGCTTCGGCGCCCCACAAACTCCCGAGCTCGTCCGAGCCGGGGAATCCCAAGGAACAGAAGGAGGCGCTCAACATGAGCGACGCTTTCCTGGCTGCGGTTCGTGATCGGCTCGGCGTGACCGATGCCAACGCGTCGGAGGAGACGGTCCTGTCCGCTCTCTCCGAGGCGCTCAACGAGTCGGCCGACACCAACACGCCCACCTCGGCGGCCACGGTCGCCCCGACGATCCCCGCCGGCACGCAGCTCATCGAGAACTCGATTCTCGACTCGCTCCGCGCCGACGCCGCCGCTGGCCGCGAGGCCCGCGAGCAGCAGATCAAGGACCGCCGCGACGGGATCATCGCGAACGCCCTGCAGGAGGGTCGCATCACGGCGGCCTCGGCGGAGCACTTCCGCACCATGCTCGACTCCGACGAGGACGGCACCGCGAAGGTGCTCGCCTCGATGGCGAAGAACAGCGTTCCGGTCGCGGAGATCGGACACGCCGCCGGCGAGGTGTCGGCGGAGGACGCGCTCATGGCCCGTGCGGGCTGGGGCGACGACGACGAGGAGGCCTGA
- a CDS encoding DUF3263 domain-containing protein: MSEVLGKIETVTPQLLLDFESRWTQQHTPAKDVAIRVDLAITPARYYQLLMRAADSLEGIATHPVTARRVRERRALSEAARGHRLGTLPHPHPPVIPPVTPASAA, encoded by the coding sequence ATGTCAGAGGTGCTGGGCAAGATCGAAACCGTGACGCCCCAGCTACTTCTCGACTTTGAATCCCGATGGACGCAGCAGCACACCCCAGCGAAGGACGTTGCGATCCGCGTGGATCTTGCGATCACGCCAGCCCGCTATTACCAACTCCTCATGCGCGCAGCAGACTCGCTAGAGGGGATCGCCACGCACCCCGTCACGGCTCGCCGAGTACGCGAGCGTCGCGCTCTGAGCGAGGCCGCCCGTGGGCACAGATTGGGCACACTTCCTCACCCGCATCCCCCCGTGATACCCCCTGTTACCCCCGCTTCTGCCGCATGA
- a CDS encoding collagen-like domain-containing protein has translation MFSTKMWTVGYKVMGALIVVLVLGAIVLVSLNNAQLRAENQDMYADLQASQSNAQSLYEQLLAEGVEPEGEAPAEVASGPAGDPGPRGVPGPTGPRGSDGEDGENGTSGPAGTPGAAGEPGEPGASGPPGAAGPAGPKGDPGPSGAQGPAGPTGAPGPACPAGSEPDTRWINMADTELGPFIPTQATVCIPTAVGGTP, from the coding sequence ATGTTCTCGACGAAGATGTGGACCGTCGGTTACAAGGTCATGGGCGCGCTGATCGTCGTGCTCGTGCTCGGCGCGATCGTCCTGGTCTCCCTGAACAACGCGCAGCTCCGTGCGGAGAACCAGGACATGTACGCCGACCTGCAGGCGTCGCAGTCGAACGCGCAGAGCCTGTACGAGCAGCTCCTCGCCGAAGGTGTCGAACCGGAGGGAGAGGCCCCCGCAGAGGTCGCCTCGGGGCCAGCGGGTGACCCCGGCCCCCGAGGAGTCCCGGGGCCGACAGGACCCCGCGGGAGCGACGGCGAGGACGGCGAGAACGGCACCTCCGGTCCCGCAGGGACTCCTGGTGCCGCCGGCGAACCGGGCGAGCCTGGCGCCTCCGGGCCGCCGGGGGCGGCTGGGCCAGCGGGGCCGAAGGGGGACCCCGGTCCGTCCGGCGCCCAAGGTCCCGCCGGGCCCACTGGCGCCCCTGGGCCAGCCTGTCCCGCGGGGAGCGAACCGGATACCCGCTGGATCAACATGGCCGACACCGAGCTCGGCCCGTTCATTCCGACGCAGGCGACCGTCTGCATACCGACCGCCGTAGGAGGCACCCCATGA
- a CDS encoding holin, which produces MSKLTDPAWWKAALLRAVYTAIAIAIPYIAAVQFADVPWLMAASAATVGAILSFATSLFGLPESEGVDLPWWLAALERVAKTFGQSLAAGLTGAVLLSDVDWSVVLQAALGAAFISLLRLILATLPADPTPAAVALAQTENGTRADTRKEDPALGTRARDSQSRTFP; this is translated from the coding sequence ATGAGCAAGCTCACCGACCCCGCTTGGTGGAAGGCCGCGCTGCTGCGCGCCGTCTACACGGCCATCGCCATCGCGATCCCGTACATCGCCGCCGTGCAGTTCGCAGACGTCCCGTGGCTCATGGCAGCCTCGGCCGCCACGGTCGGAGCGATCCTGTCGTTCGCGACGTCGCTGTTCGGGCTGCCCGAGTCCGAGGGCGTGGACTTGCCCTGGTGGCTCGCCGCGCTCGAACGAGTCGCGAAGACCTTCGGCCAGTCCCTCGCTGCCGGACTCACCGGAGCAGTCCTTCTCTCCGACGTCGACTGGTCGGTCGTGCTGCAGGCCGCTCTCGGCGCCGCTTTCATCTCGCTGTTGCGCCTGATCCTCGCCACCCTTCCCGCGGACCCGACCCCCGCGGCGGTCGCGCTCGCGCAGACCGAGAACGGCACCCGCGCAGACACTCGGAAGGAAGATCCGGCACTCGGCACCCGCGCGCGCGACTCCCAGAGCCGCACCTTCCCCTGA
- a CDS encoding phage tail tape measure protein, with protein MRAAEIDVLFTADTKQIEQADKKIRDVGQRVEKNPVELDANAKPALESMDRVEAAAKKLVSKDTLLTVDANIERGEKSLDRVQKRLDYLRSVETTMDVKADIARAEASLSKVQRNLDGLKAARATMEVDADTSEAESELKKLPAKAQAAGDDAGKGFVGSLDSATRGAGEKVGQAVGDGVEETLIKALSAIPVAGGIVLAGVAIGKALIGGLNDGLQIEVGYDRLQALTGVDEATALRLGRAAGEAYASNFGDSVEANMDTTRLALQFRLIDSKSTTRDAQLVVQGLSGIADVLSEEVGPTATAVTTLLGSGMVKSAQEAFDVIAAGARNGLNRNEDLLDTLTEYPVVLTRLGLTGEEMLGLINQSMQAGARNTDVAADALKEFQIRATDASVASAEGFRILGLDAEAMTAKIARGGADARDGLDEVLTKLRETEDPVARNAAAVALFGTKAEDLGAALFAMDLSSAVDQLGTVTGAAQQMFDTLAGNDASKIEQAQRNIEVAADGIKGALAQAFAEPLGDFADWVSQNRGPVLEFFRDMAVGALDFAITASDATGEFVSGPLADMVDGFVSFLKLTNFDPFKDWTDLDNLVAGLRDFDGVTDDVSTNLEGMKDDLTDWTDPLIALGYVNDAALRTADAVSQVGFSAESGAALLSGFEVATDGTVRATGELKSQLDASAEALRAEYDAAIAAGESQDNLRGRYNSTRDALLNQLTTMGLTQEQAQALIDTVLQTPEEASTKFSSNADSERGKVERLGGKIITLPDGRSVIYANTKPAYDSLNYFIRDASNRVIRVKIAADGTSIRMGSITASPQHDGAIVEMMAAGGLRGTGLTPMKPLAQMVPANTWRIVGDRADVPEAYIPLDGSPRSIALLMETIQRMPNFSAMAAGAVEGAPVGQALAGPDPLVGLEVSGRLVVDTSGFAQLVDARVVAASRDRKRALENGRRR; from the coding sequence ATGCGCGCAGCCGAGATCGATGTTCTGTTCACTGCGGACACGAAGCAGATCGAGCAGGCGGACAAGAAGATCCGCGATGTCGGCCAGCGCGTCGAGAAGAACCCGGTCGAGCTCGACGCGAACGCGAAGCCCGCGCTCGAGAGCATGGACAGGGTCGAGGCGGCGGCGAAGAAGCTCGTGTCGAAGGACACGCTGCTGACGGTCGACGCGAACATCGAGCGCGGCGAGAAGTCCCTCGACCGTGTCCAGAAGCGGCTCGACTATCTCCGGTCCGTCGAGACGACGATGGACGTGAAGGCCGACATCGCCCGCGCTGAGGCGTCGCTGTCCAAGGTGCAGCGGAACCTCGACGGTCTCAAGGCTGCACGCGCGACGATGGAGGTCGACGCCGACACGTCCGAGGCGGAGTCGGAGCTGAAGAAGCTCCCGGCCAAGGCGCAGGCCGCCGGCGACGACGCGGGCAAGGGCTTCGTCGGATCCCTCGATTCCGCGACCCGTGGCGCCGGCGAGAAGGTCGGACAGGCTGTCGGTGACGGCGTCGAGGAGACGCTCATCAAGGCACTGTCTGCGATCCCGGTGGCGGGCGGTATCGTCCTCGCCGGTGTCGCGATCGGCAAGGCGCTCATCGGCGGCTTGAACGACGGCCTGCAGATCGAAGTCGGGTACGACCGGCTGCAGGCGCTCACGGGCGTCGACGAGGCGACTGCGCTCCGTCTCGGTCGCGCTGCCGGTGAGGCGTACGCGAGCAACTTCGGCGACTCCGTCGAGGCCAACATGGACACGACTCGGCTCGCCCTGCAGTTCCGACTCATCGACTCGAAGAGCACGACGCGCGACGCGCAGCTCGTCGTCCAGGGACTCTCGGGAATCGCCGATGTGCTGAGCGAGGAGGTCGGTCCGACCGCGACCGCGGTCACGACGCTCCTCGGGTCGGGCATGGTGAAGTCGGCGCAGGAGGCGTTCGACGTCATCGCGGCCGGCGCTCGGAACGGGCTGAACCGGAACGAGGATCTGCTCGACACCCTCACGGAGTATCCGGTCGTGCTGACGCGACTCGGACTCACCGGGGAGGAGATGCTCGGCCTCATCAACCAGAGCATGCAGGCAGGCGCCCGGAACACGGACGTCGCGGCCGACGCGCTGAAGGAGTTCCAGATCCGCGCGACCGATGCGTCGGTGGCTTCGGCTGAGGGGTTCCGGATCCTCGGCCTCGACGCCGAGGCGATGACGGCGAAGATCGCTCGCGGTGGAGCGGATGCGCGGGACGGGCTCGACGAGGTCCTCACCAAGCTCCGCGAGACCGAGGACCCCGTGGCGCGGAACGCCGCGGCGGTGGCTCTGTTCGGGACGAAGGCGGAGGACCTCGGGGCCGCGCTGTTCGCTATGGACCTGTCGTCCGCGGTCGATCAGCTCGGCACCGTCACGGGTGCCGCTCAGCAGATGTTTGACACCCTCGCGGGGAACGACGCATCGAAGATCGAGCAGGCGCAGCGGAACATCGAGGTCGCGGCGGACGGCATCAAGGGTGCGCTCGCTCAGGCGTTCGCGGAGCCGCTGGGCGACTTCGCCGACTGGGTCTCCCAGAACCGCGGGCCTGTGCTCGAGTTCTTCCGGGACATGGCGGTGGGTGCGCTCGACTTCGCGATCACGGCGTCGGATGCGACCGGCGAGTTCGTGTCGGGTCCGCTGGCGGACATGGTCGACGGCTTCGTGTCGTTCCTGAAGCTGACGAACTTCGATCCGTTCAAGGACTGGACCGACCTCGACAACCTCGTCGCCGGCCTGCGTGACTTCGATGGGGTCACGGACGACGTGAGCACGAACCTCGAGGGCATGAAGGACGATCTGACCGACTGGACGGATCCGCTCATCGCGCTCGGTTACGTCAACGACGCCGCCCTGCGCACCGCGGATGCCGTGTCGCAGGTGGGGTTCTCCGCGGAGAGCGGGGCCGCCCTGCTCAGCGGGTTCGAGGTCGCGACCGATGGCACCGTCCGTGCGACGGGCGAGCTGAAGTCGCAGCTCGACGCCTCGGCGGAGGCTCTGCGGGCGGAGTACGACGCGGCGATCGCGGCGGGGGAGTCGCAGGACAACCTCCGCGGCCGGTACAACTCGACGCGTGACGCGCTGTTGAACCAGCTCACGACGATGGGGCTCACGCAGGAGCAGGCTCAGGCCCTCATCGACACGGTGCTGCAGACGCCGGAGGAAGCGTCGACGAAGTTCAGCTCGAACGCGGACTCGGAGCGCGGCAAGGTAGAGCGTCTCGGCGGGAAGATCATCACCCTTCCCGACGGGAGATCGGTAATCTACGCGAACACCAAGCCTGCGTACGACTCGCTGAACTACTTCATCCGCGACGCGAGCAATCGGGTCATCCGGGTGAAGATCGCGGCCGACGGCACCTCGATCCGCATGGGGTCGATCACCGCGTCCCCGCAGCACGACGGCGCCATCGTCGAGATGATGGCGGCTGGCGGGCTGCGGGGTACCGGGCTGACACCGATGAAGCCGCTCGCGCAGATGGTCCCGGCGAACACCTGGCGGATCGTGGGTGATCGTGCCGACGTGCCCGAGGCGTACATCCCGCTCGACGGTTCGCCGCGGTCGATCGCGCTCCTGATGGAGACGATCCAGCGGATGCCGAACTTCTCGGCGATGGCGGCGGGGGCTGTTGAAGGGGCACCAGTCGGACAGGCGCTGGCCGGGCCGGATCCCCTAGTCGGGCTCGAGGTTAGCGGCCGACTGGTCGTGGACACGTCGGGCTTCGCGCAGCTCGTCGACGCTCGAGTCGTGGCAGCTAGTCGAGATCGTAAGCGCGCGCTGGAGAACGGACGGAGGAGGTAG